In Populus trichocarpa isolate Nisqually-1 chromosome 16, P.trichocarpa_v4.1, whole genome shotgun sequence, a genomic segment contains:
- the LOC7453722 gene encoding protein FAR-RED ELONGATED HYPOCOTYL 3 isoform X1: protein MDIDLRLPSGDHDKEGEEPNVNNMLSEVKLHNGDAETGNVVDVAEEILSIEGGDVNSPTPTTFKEDTNLEPLSGMEFESHGAAYSFYQEYARSMGFNTAIQNSRRSKTSREFIDAKFACSRYGTKREYDKSFNRPRSRQTKQDPENGTSRRSCSKTDCKASMHVKRRPDGKWVIHSFVKEHNHGLLPAQAVSEQTRRMYAAMAQQFAEYKNVAGLKNDPKNSFDKGRNLGLEAGETKILLDFFTKMQNMNSNFFYAVDLGEDQRLKNLFWADAKSRHDYGNFSDVVSFDTTYVRNKYKMPLALFVGVNQHYQFMLLGCALISDESAATYSWLMQTWLRAMGGQTPKVIITDQDKAMKLVISEVFPSAHHCFFLWNILGKVSENLGSVIKQNENFMAKFDKCIFRSWTENEFGKRWWKILDRFELRENEWMQSLYEDREQWVPIYMRGAFLAGMSTVLRSESTNSHFDKHVHKKTTVQEFVRQYEPILQDRYEEEAKADSDTWNKQPSLKSPSPLEKSVSGVYTHAVFKKFQVEVLGVVACHPKMESQDEISVSFRVQDLEKHQDFTVLWNQMRLEVSCICRLYEYKGFLCRHALVVLQMCQQSAIPSQYILKRWTKDAKSKHLLGEESEKVQSRVQRYNDLCQRALKLSEEASLSQESYNIAFRALGEVFGNCISMNNSNKSLVEAGTSTTHGLLCIEDDNQNRSMTKTNKKKNQAKKRKVNSEQEITTDGPQDSLQQMDKLSSRAVALEGYYGTQQGVPGMVQLNLMAPTRDNYYSNQQTIQGLGQLNSIAPSHDGYYGTQQSMNGLGQMDFFRTPTGFAYSIRQDDPNVRTAQLHDDGSRHA, encoded by the exons ATGGACATTGATCTTAGGTTACCTTCTGGTGATCATGACAAGGAAGGTGAAGAACCAAATGTCAATAATATGTTGAGTGAAGTCAAGCTGCATAATGGAGATGCAGAGACCGGAAATGTTGTTGATGTCGCAGAGGAAATACTTTCTATAGAAGGTGGAGATGTGAATTCTCCCACTCCAACGACATTCAAAGAGGACACAAATCTTGAGCCACTTTCTGGTATGGAATTTGAATCACATGGAGCAGCATATTCGTTTTATCAAGAATATGCTCGATCTATGGGATTTAATACTGCGATACAGAACAGCCGCCGTTCAAAAACATCGAGGGAGTTCATTGATGCGAAATTTGCTTGTTCTAGGTATGGGACGAAGCGAGAGTATGACAAGTCCTTTAACCGGCCACGTTCCAGACAAACCAAGCAAGACCCAGAAAATGGAACTAGCCGACGATCGTGTTCAAAGACAGACTGCAAGGCAAGCATGCATGTGAAGAGAAGGCCAGATGGAAAATGGGTCATCCATAGTTTTGTGAAGGAGCATAACCATGGTCTTTTACCTGCCCAAGCTGTCAGTGAACAAACTAGAAGGATGTACGCCGCAATGGCTCAACAGTTTGCGGAATATAAAAATGTTGCTGGTCTCAAGAATGACcctaaaaattcatttgacaAGGGCCGGAACTTGGGACTTGAAGCTGGGGAGACCAaaattttgcttgattttttcacCAAGATGCAAAATATGAATTCCAACTTTTTTTATGCCGTAGATTTGGGTGAAGATCAACGTTTGAAGAACTTGTTTTGGGCTGATGCCAAAAGCAGGCATGACTACGGTAACTTCTCTGACGTTGTATCTTTTGACACCACATATGTCAGAAACAAGTATAAGATGCCTCTTGCTCTTTTTGTTGGAGTGAACCAACATTATCAGTTCATGTTGCTTGGATGTGCCCTGATATCAGATGAAAGTGCAGCTACTTATTCTTGGTTAATGCAGACTTGGCTCAGAGCAATGGGTGGACAGACCCCAAAGGTTATAATCACTGACCAAGATAAAGCCATGAAGCTAGTAATTTCAGAGGTGTTTCCAAGTGCTCATCATTGCTTTTTCTTGTGGAACATTCTGGGGAAGGTCTCTGAAAATCTGGGGAGCgtgataaaacaaaatgaaaacttCATGGCCAAATTTGATAAATGCATCTTCAGATCATGGACAGAGAATGAGTTTGGAAAAAGGTGGTGGAAAATTCTTGACAGATTTGAACTAAGAGAGAATGAATGGATGCAATCACTGTATGAAGATCGTGAGCAATGGGTGCCAATCTACATGAGAGGTGCCTTTTTGGCTGGGATGTCTACAGTTCTGCGATCTGAGAGCACAAACTCCCACTTTGATAAGCATGTGCATAAGAAGACAACTGTGCAGGAATTTGTGAGACAGTATGAACCAATTCTACAAGATAGGTATGAGGAGGAAGCCAAAGCAGATTCTGATACATGGAACAAGCAACCTTCATTGAAATCTCCCTCGCCTTTGGAAAAGAGTGTTTCAGGGGTGTACACACATGCAGTATTCAAAAAATTCCAAGTTGAGGTCTTAGGTGTAGTCGCCTGCCATCCCAAAATGGAAAGCCAAGATGAGATCAGCGTTAGTTTTAGAGTTCAGGATTTGGAGAAGCATCAAGATTTCACTGTTTTGTGGAATCAAATGAGGTTGGAGGTCTCATGTATATGCCGACTATATGAATACAAGGGTTTTCTTTGTAGGCATGCTCTGGTTGTTCTTCAAATGTGTCAACAATCTGCCATCCCATcacaatatattttgaaaaggtGGACAAAAGATGCAAAGAGCAAACATCTTTTAGGGGAAGAATCTGAAAAGGTTCAATCTAGGGTGCAAAGGTACAATGACTTGTGCCAGCGAGCTCTGAAATTGAGTGAAGAGGCTTCGTTATCTCAAGAGAGTTACAATATTGCCTTTCGTGCTCTAGGAGAAGTTTTTGGAAACTGCATCAGCATGAATAATTCTAACAAGAGTCTGGTGGAAGCTGGTACATCTACCACTCATGGTCTGCTCTGTATTGAAGATGATAACCAAAATAGGAGTATGACcaagacaaataagaaaaagaatcaagCCAAGAAAAGAAAG GTGAATTCTGAGCAGGAGATCACGACTGATGGGCCACAAGATAGCTTGCAACAAATG GACAAATTAAGTTCAAGAGCAGTAGCCCTAGAAGGCTATTATGGAACACAACAGGGAGTGCCAGGAATG GTGCAACTAAACTTGATGGCTCCAACACGTGATAATTACTACAGCAATCAGCAGACCATCCAGGGCCTG gGACAGTTAAACTCAATAGCGCCAAGCCATGATGGTTATTACGGCACTCAGCAAAGCATGAATGGGCTG GGACAGATGGATTTCTTTCGCACACCAACTGGATTCGCTTATAGCATCAGG CAGGACGACCCCAATGTAAGAACAGCGCAGCTACATGATGATGGATCCAGGCATGCATGA
- the LOC7453722 gene encoding protein FAR-RED ELONGATED HYPOCOTYL 3 isoform X2, producing MDIDLRLPSGDHDKEGEEPNVNNMLSEVKLHNGDAETGNVVDVAEEILSIEGGDVNSPTPTTFKEDTNLEPLSGMEFESHGAAYSFYQEYARSMGFNTAIQNSRRSKTSREFIDAKFACSRYGTKREYDKSFNRPRSRQTKQDPENGTSRRSCSKTDCKASMHVKRRPDGKWVIHSFVKEHNHGLLPAQAVSEQTRRMYAAMAQQFAEYKNVAGLKNDPKNSFDKGRNLGLEAGETKILLDFFTKMQNMNSNFFYAVDLGEDQRLKNLFWADAKSRHDYGNFSDVVSFDTTYVRNKYKMPLALFVGVNQHYQFMLLGCALISDESAATYSWLMQTWLRAMGGQTPKVIITDQDKAMKLVISEVFPSAHHCFFLWNILGKVSENLGSVIKQNENFMAKFDKCIFRSWTENEFGKRWWKILDRFELRENEWMQSLYEDREQWVPIYMRGAFLAGMSTVLRSESTNSHFDKHVHKKTTVQEFVRQYEPILQDRYEEEAKADSDTWNKQPSLKSPSPLEKSVSGVYTHAVFKKFQVEVLGVVACHPKMESQDEISVSFRVQDLEKHQDFTVLWNQMRLEVSCICRLYEYKGFLCRHALVVLQMCQQSAIPSQYILKRWTKDAKSKHLLGEESEKVQSRVQRYNDLCQRALKLSEEASLSQESYNIAFRALGEVFGNCISMNNSNKSLVEAGTSTTHGLLCIEDDNQNRSMTKTNKKKNQAKKRKVNSEQEITTDGPQDSLQQMDKLSSRAVALEGYYGTQQGVPGMVQLNLMAPTRDNYYSNQQTIQGLGQLNSIAPSHDGYYGTQQSMNGLGQMDFFRTPTGFAYSIRDDPNVRTAQLHDDGSRHA from the exons ATGGACATTGATCTTAGGTTACCTTCTGGTGATCATGACAAGGAAGGTGAAGAACCAAATGTCAATAATATGTTGAGTGAAGTCAAGCTGCATAATGGAGATGCAGAGACCGGAAATGTTGTTGATGTCGCAGAGGAAATACTTTCTATAGAAGGTGGAGATGTGAATTCTCCCACTCCAACGACATTCAAAGAGGACACAAATCTTGAGCCACTTTCTGGTATGGAATTTGAATCACATGGAGCAGCATATTCGTTTTATCAAGAATATGCTCGATCTATGGGATTTAATACTGCGATACAGAACAGCCGCCGTTCAAAAACATCGAGGGAGTTCATTGATGCGAAATTTGCTTGTTCTAGGTATGGGACGAAGCGAGAGTATGACAAGTCCTTTAACCGGCCACGTTCCAGACAAACCAAGCAAGACCCAGAAAATGGAACTAGCCGACGATCGTGTTCAAAGACAGACTGCAAGGCAAGCATGCATGTGAAGAGAAGGCCAGATGGAAAATGGGTCATCCATAGTTTTGTGAAGGAGCATAACCATGGTCTTTTACCTGCCCAAGCTGTCAGTGAACAAACTAGAAGGATGTACGCCGCAATGGCTCAACAGTTTGCGGAATATAAAAATGTTGCTGGTCTCAAGAATGACcctaaaaattcatttgacaAGGGCCGGAACTTGGGACTTGAAGCTGGGGAGACCAaaattttgcttgattttttcacCAAGATGCAAAATATGAATTCCAACTTTTTTTATGCCGTAGATTTGGGTGAAGATCAACGTTTGAAGAACTTGTTTTGGGCTGATGCCAAAAGCAGGCATGACTACGGTAACTTCTCTGACGTTGTATCTTTTGACACCACATATGTCAGAAACAAGTATAAGATGCCTCTTGCTCTTTTTGTTGGAGTGAACCAACATTATCAGTTCATGTTGCTTGGATGTGCCCTGATATCAGATGAAAGTGCAGCTACTTATTCTTGGTTAATGCAGACTTGGCTCAGAGCAATGGGTGGACAGACCCCAAAGGTTATAATCACTGACCAAGATAAAGCCATGAAGCTAGTAATTTCAGAGGTGTTTCCAAGTGCTCATCATTGCTTTTTCTTGTGGAACATTCTGGGGAAGGTCTCTGAAAATCTGGGGAGCgtgataaaacaaaatgaaaacttCATGGCCAAATTTGATAAATGCATCTTCAGATCATGGACAGAGAATGAGTTTGGAAAAAGGTGGTGGAAAATTCTTGACAGATTTGAACTAAGAGAGAATGAATGGATGCAATCACTGTATGAAGATCGTGAGCAATGGGTGCCAATCTACATGAGAGGTGCCTTTTTGGCTGGGATGTCTACAGTTCTGCGATCTGAGAGCACAAACTCCCACTTTGATAAGCATGTGCATAAGAAGACAACTGTGCAGGAATTTGTGAGACAGTATGAACCAATTCTACAAGATAGGTATGAGGAGGAAGCCAAAGCAGATTCTGATACATGGAACAAGCAACCTTCATTGAAATCTCCCTCGCCTTTGGAAAAGAGTGTTTCAGGGGTGTACACACATGCAGTATTCAAAAAATTCCAAGTTGAGGTCTTAGGTGTAGTCGCCTGCCATCCCAAAATGGAAAGCCAAGATGAGATCAGCGTTAGTTTTAGAGTTCAGGATTTGGAGAAGCATCAAGATTTCACTGTTTTGTGGAATCAAATGAGGTTGGAGGTCTCATGTATATGCCGACTATATGAATACAAGGGTTTTCTTTGTAGGCATGCTCTGGTTGTTCTTCAAATGTGTCAACAATCTGCCATCCCATcacaatatattttgaaaaggtGGACAAAAGATGCAAAGAGCAAACATCTTTTAGGGGAAGAATCTGAAAAGGTTCAATCTAGGGTGCAAAGGTACAATGACTTGTGCCAGCGAGCTCTGAAATTGAGTGAAGAGGCTTCGTTATCTCAAGAGAGTTACAATATTGCCTTTCGTGCTCTAGGAGAAGTTTTTGGAAACTGCATCAGCATGAATAATTCTAACAAGAGTCTGGTGGAAGCTGGTACATCTACCACTCATGGTCTGCTCTGTATTGAAGATGATAACCAAAATAGGAGTATGACcaagacaaataagaaaaagaatcaagCCAAGAAAAGAAAG GTGAATTCTGAGCAGGAGATCACGACTGATGGGCCACAAGATAGCTTGCAACAAATG GACAAATTAAGTTCAAGAGCAGTAGCCCTAGAAGGCTATTATGGAACACAACAGGGAGTGCCAGGAATG GTGCAACTAAACTTGATGGCTCCAACACGTGATAATTACTACAGCAATCAGCAGACCATCCAGGGCCTG gGACAGTTAAACTCAATAGCGCCAAGCCATGATGGTTATTACGGCACTCAGCAAAGCATGAATGGGCTG GGACAGATGGATTTCTTTCGCACACCAACTGGATTCGCTTATAGCATCAGG GACGACCCCAATGTAAGAACAGCGCAGCTACATGATGATGGATCCAGGCATGCATGA
- the LOC7453722 gene encoding protein FAR-RED ELONGATED HYPOCOTYL 3 isoform X3 encodes MHVKRRPDGKWVIHSFVKEHNHGLLPAQAVSEQTRRMYAAMAQQFAEYKNVAGLKNDPKNSFDKGRNLGLEAGETKILLDFFTKMQNMNSNFFYAVDLGEDQRLKNLFWADAKSRHDYGNFSDVVSFDTTYVRNKYKMPLALFVGVNQHYQFMLLGCALISDESAATYSWLMQTWLRAMGGQTPKVIITDQDKAMKLVISEVFPSAHHCFFLWNILGKVSENLGSVIKQNENFMAKFDKCIFRSWTENEFGKRWWKILDRFELRENEWMQSLYEDREQWVPIYMRGAFLAGMSTVLRSESTNSHFDKHVHKKTTVQEFVRQYEPILQDRYEEEAKADSDTWNKQPSLKSPSPLEKSVSGVYTHAVFKKFQVEVLGVVACHPKMESQDEISVSFRVQDLEKHQDFTVLWNQMRLEVSCICRLYEYKGFLCRHALVVLQMCQQSAIPSQYILKRWTKDAKSKHLLGEESEKVQSRVQRYNDLCQRALKLSEEASLSQESYNIAFRALGEVFGNCISMNNSNKSLVEAGTSTTHGLLCIEDDNQNRSMTKTNKKKNQAKKRKVNSEQEITTDGPQDSLQQMDKLSSRAVALEGYYGTQQGVPGMVQLNLMAPTRDNYYSNQQTIQGLGQLNSIAPSHDGYYGTQQSMNGLGQMDFFRTPTGFAYSIRQDDPNVRTAQLHDDGSRHA; translated from the exons ATGCATGTGAAGAGAAGGCCAGATGGAAAATGGGTCATCCATAGTTTTGTGAAGGAGCATAACCATGGTCTTTTACCTGCCCAAGCTGTCAGTGAACAAACTAGAAGGATGTACGCCGCAATGGCTCAACAGTTTGCGGAATATAAAAATGTTGCTGGTCTCAAGAATGACcctaaaaattcatttgacaAGGGCCGGAACTTGGGACTTGAAGCTGGGGAGACCAaaattttgcttgattttttcacCAAGATGCAAAATATGAATTCCAACTTTTTTTATGCCGTAGATTTGGGTGAAGATCAACGTTTGAAGAACTTGTTTTGGGCTGATGCCAAAAGCAGGCATGACTACGGTAACTTCTCTGACGTTGTATCTTTTGACACCACATATGTCAGAAACAAGTATAAGATGCCTCTTGCTCTTTTTGTTGGAGTGAACCAACATTATCAGTTCATGTTGCTTGGATGTGCCCTGATATCAGATGAAAGTGCAGCTACTTATTCTTGGTTAATGCAGACTTGGCTCAGAGCAATGGGTGGACAGACCCCAAAGGTTATAATCACTGACCAAGATAAAGCCATGAAGCTAGTAATTTCAGAGGTGTTTCCAAGTGCTCATCATTGCTTTTTCTTGTGGAACATTCTGGGGAAGGTCTCTGAAAATCTGGGGAGCgtgataaaacaaaatgaaaacttCATGGCCAAATTTGATAAATGCATCTTCAGATCATGGACAGAGAATGAGTTTGGAAAAAGGTGGTGGAAAATTCTTGACAGATTTGAACTAAGAGAGAATGAATGGATGCAATCACTGTATGAAGATCGTGAGCAATGGGTGCCAATCTACATGAGAGGTGCCTTTTTGGCTGGGATGTCTACAGTTCTGCGATCTGAGAGCACAAACTCCCACTTTGATAAGCATGTGCATAAGAAGACAACTGTGCAGGAATTTGTGAGACAGTATGAACCAATTCTACAAGATAGGTATGAGGAGGAAGCCAAAGCAGATTCTGATACATGGAACAAGCAACCTTCATTGAAATCTCCCTCGCCTTTGGAAAAGAGTGTTTCAGGGGTGTACACACATGCAGTATTCAAAAAATTCCAAGTTGAGGTCTTAGGTGTAGTCGCCTGCCATCCCAAAATGGAAAGCCAAGATGAGATCAGCGTTAGTTTTAGAGTTCAGGATTTGGAGAAGCATCAAGATTTCACTGTTTTGTGGAATCAAATGAGGTTGGAGGTCTCATGTATATGCCGACTATATGAATACAAGGGTTTTCTTTGTAGGCATGCTCTGGTTGTTCTTCAAATGTGTCAACAATCTGCCATCCCATcacaatatattttgaaaaggtGGACAAAAGATGCAAAGAGCAAACATCTTTTAGGGGAAGAATCTGAAAAGGTTCAATCTAGGGTGCAAAGGTACAATGACTTGTGCCAGCGAGCTCTGAAATTGAGTGAAGAGGCTTCGTTATCTCAAGAGAGTTACAATATTGCCTTTCGTGCTCTAGGAGAAGTTTTTGGAAACTGCATCAGCATGAATAATTCTAACAAGAGTCTGGTGGAAGCTGGTACATCTACCACTCATGGTCTGCTCTGTATTGAAGATGATAACCAAAATAGGAGTATGACcaagacaaataagaaaaagaatcaagCCAAGAAAAGAAAG GTGAATTCTGAGCAGGAGATCACGACTGATGGGCCACAAGATAGCTTGCAACAAATG GACAAATTAAGTTCAAGAGCAGTAGCCCTAGAAGGCTATTATGGAACACAACAGGGAGTGCCAGGAATG GTGCAACTAAACTTGATGGCTCCAACACGTGATAATTACTACAGCAATCAGCAGACCATCCAGGGCCTG gGACAGTTAAACTCAATAGCGCCAAGCCATGATGGTTATTACGGCACTCAGCAAAGCATGAATGGGCTG GGACAGATGGATTTCTTTCGCACACCAACTGGATTCGCTTATAGCATCAGG CAGGACGACCCCAATGTAAGAACAGCGCAGCTACATGATGATGGATCCAGGCATGCATGA
- the LOC7453723 gene encoding probable protein S-acyltransferase 19, whose product MVRKHGWQLPAHTFQVVAITVFCLLVIAFYAFLAPFLGGKIWEYVLIGTYTPVVLLVFILYVRSTAINPADPGIMSKFNSDDVANKLNVKHGMSLKDLPRKFDETGSAMHSSFSSPSRSSIAPANSSKKGSVGEIERAETAGQPPSRKSSHNIGLIFCALFVHEDCRKQEGIAEQQSNGEDALFCTLCNAEVRKFSKHCRSCDKCVDGFDHHCRWLNNCVGYKNYVTFVSLMAISLVWLVLEAGVGIAVFVRCFVNKQSMKVEIVDTLGNGFSIAPFATVVAVCTVVSILACVPLGELFFFHMILIRKGITTYEYVVALRAMSEAPAGASVDEELPNILYSPSGSATTGFSGGSSLGLQYKGAWCTPPRVFVDYQEEVVPHLDPGMVPSTVDPDAAGAQERGNKVPKRPVRISAWKLAKLDSAEAMRAAAKARASSSVLKPVDNHRLPDTEYSSSGNMSVRSSVSTDMGTNKEIKNELRLNALGNSFAPGQGSLDEYEIGTQSISSFSSPSHVHESVTLSPLPQTHSLGRFKAATSAPGLIPDHHVTSKAPLPTANNLLSYPTSGFDEKIMQKGSNTDPLLLSAPATSLLRDVKRTSVVWDQEAGRYVSVPVSASEARNRTAMQTVLPKSNPETSNDGRKQVVPPQQFSSSTAKAPAHPAEKLMYTGDSIFFGGPLLSVPVRDGSRNEGSLGLREGQQRLALNLPRESRFKRDSVSNQLPVFAPGVFDNNPSSASGLR is encoded by the exons ATGGTGAGGAAACATGGATGGCAATTACCAGCTCACACCTTTCAG GTTGTTGCAATCACTGTCTTCTGCTTATTGGTGATTGCATTTTATGCTTTCCTTGCTCCTTTCCTTGGAGGCAAAATCTGGGAGTATGTGCTTATCGGGACTTACACTCCAGTG GTGCTTCTTGTCTTTATTCTATATGTTCGGAGTACTGCAATTAACCCTGCAGATCCCGGCATTATGTCTAAATTCAATTCCGATGATGTAGCAAATAAACTCAATGTGAAACATGGGATGTCATTGAAGGATCTGCCTAGGAAATTTGATGAAACTGGAAGTGCAATGCATTCGTCTTTTTCTTCACCTTCCAGAAGTTCTATAGCTCCAGCAAACTCTAGTAAGAAAGGGTCAGTGGGAGAAATTGAGAGAGCAGAGACTGCAGGGCAACCTCCATCCAGAAAATCTTCTCATAATATTGGTTTAATCTTCTGTGCACTGTTTGTTCATGAAGATTGCCGCAAACAGGAAGGGATAGCTGAGCAACAGAGCAATGGTGAAGATGCTTTGTTCTGTACATTGTGCAATGCTGAG GTACGCAAGTTTAGCAAACACTGTCGAAGTTGTGATAAATGTGTAGATGGTTTTGATCACCATTGCCGG TGGCTCAACAATTGCGTGGGGTACAAAAACTATGTGACTTTTGTTTCTCTAATGGCTATTAGTCTTGTTTGG CTTGTACTTGAAGCTGGAGTTGGTATTGCTGTCTTTGTACGTTGTTTTGTTAACAAGCAAAGCATGAAGGTTGAAATTGTCGATACACTTGGAAATGGTTTCTCTATAGCTCCTTTTGCAACAGTTGTG GCTGTATGTACTGTAGTTTCAATCCTAGCATGTGTACCTCTGGGtgaacttttctttttccacaTGATATTGATCAGAAAG GGTATTACCACCTATGAGTATGTTGTGGCCTTGAGAGCAATGAGCGAGGCACCTGCTGGAGCATCTGTGGACGAGGAATTGCCGAACATACTGTACTCTCCATCAGGATCTGCCACAACTGGCTTCAGTGGTGGAAGTTCTCTTGGCCTACAGTACAAGGGAGCATGGTGTACCCCTCCTAGGGTATTTGTGGATTATCAG GAAGAAGTTGTACCTCACCTGGACCCTGGGATGGTTCCATCAACTGTCGATCCAGATGCTGCTGGAGCTCAAGAAAGAGGTAACAAGGTACCCAAACGGCCGGTTCGAATTAGTGCTTGGAAACTTGCAAAGTTAGATTCCGCTGAGGCTATGAGAGCAGCAGCAAAGGCCAGGGCATCTTCCTCTGTTCTAAAGCCAGTTGATAATCACCGTTTACCAGATACTGAATATAGCTCCAGTGGTAATATGAGTGTCAGAAGTAGTGTGAGCACTGATATGGGGACAAACAAAGAGATCAAGAATGAGCTGAGATTAAATGCACTAGGAAACTCTTTTGCTCCAGGTCAAGGAAGCCTGGATGAGTATGAAATTGGGACTCAAAGTATTAGTAGCTTCAGCAGCCCAAGCCATGTTCATGAATCAGTCACGCTTAGTCCTCTACCACAAACTCACAGTCTAGGTCGTTTCAAGGCAGCAACCTCAGCCCCTGGCCTTATTCCTGATCATCATGTAACCTCTAAGGCTCCTTTACCTACTGCCAACAACCTGTTATCCTATCCTACGTCAggatttgatgaaaaaatcatgCAGAAGGGAAGTAATACTGATCCATTGCTTCTTTCAGCTCCAGCTACTTCTCTTCTTAGAGATGTCAAAAGGACATCTGttgtttgggaccaagaggctGGAAGGTATGTATCAGTTCCTGTATCAGCTTCTGAAGCACGCAACAGAACAGCTATGCAAACAGTATTGCCAAAATCCAATCCAGAAACAAGCAATGATGGTAGAAAGCAAGTAGTGCCACCACAACAGTTTTCATCATCCACAGCTAAAGCTCCTGCACATCCAGCTGAGAAGCTGATGTACACAGGGGACTCCATTTTCTTTGGTGGTCCACTTTTGAGTGTCCCTGTTAGGGATGGTTCGAGAAACGAGGGCAGCTTAGGTTTGAGAGAGGGCCAACAGCGGCTTGCTTTGAATTTACCTCGTGAATCTAGATTCAAAAGAGATTCAGTATCAAACCAGCTTCCAGTGTTTGCCCCTGGGGTTTTTGATAATAACCCTTCATCTGCCTCTGGTTTGAGGTAG
- the LOC7455851 gene encoding gamma aminobutyrate transaminase 3, chloroplastic, giving the protein MVISKLLRSTLKAQLGSCIKNGTASGSSQEHLLRGPFLARLYGTEASLQKEDSTTEGNSFKGHDMLAPFTAGWQSNDLDPLVIEKSEGSYVYDINGKKYLDALAGLWCTSLGGNEPRLVAAATEQLNKLPFYHSFWNRTTKPSLDLAKELLETFTASKMAKAFFTNSGSEANDTQVKLVWYYNNALGRPNKKKFIARAKSYHGSTLITASLSGLPALHQKFDLPAPFVRHTDCPHYWRYHLPGETEEEFSTRLAINLENLILKEGPETIAAFIAEPVMGAGGVIPPPATYFDKIQAVVKKYDILFIADEVICAFGRLGTMYGCDKFNIKPDLVSVAKALSSGYLPIGAVMVSPEVSDVIDSQSSKLGSFSHGFTYSGHPVACAVAIETLKIYKERNILDQVNRIAPKFQDGVKAFSDSPIIGEIRGTGLILGTEFVDNKSPNDPFPPEWGVGAYFGAQCEKEGMLVRVSGDNIMMSPPFIMSPEEVDELISKYGKALKATEERVKELKSQQKKQ; this is encoded by the exons ATGGTTATCAGCAAACTCCTGCGATCCACTCTTAAAGCCCAG CTCggttcttgcataaaaaatggCACTGCCTCTGGAAGTTCACAGGAGCATCTTCTCCGGGGCCCTTTCCTGGCCAGGTTATATGGTACCGAGGCATCTTTGCAAAAGGAAGATTCAACTACTGAGGGCAACAG TTTTAAGGGGCATGATATGCTGGCACCTTTCACTGCTGGCTGGCAGAGTAATGATTTGGATCCCCTAGTCATAGAGAAGTCTGAG GGTAGTTATGTCTATGACATCAATGGGAAGAAGTATCTTGATGCTCTTGCTGGTCTTTGGTGCACATCCTTAG GGGGGAATGAACCACGGCTTGTGGCTGCTGCAACAGAACAGTTGAATAAATTGCCATTTTACCACTCCTTTTGGAATCGGACTACAAAACCTTCTTTG GATCTTGCAAAAGAACTTCTTGAAACTTTTACTGCAAGTAAAATGGCAAAAGCTTTCTTTACAAATAGTGGATCAGAAGCCAATGACACTCAG GTGAAGCTGGTTTGGTATTATAACAATGCTCTTGGAAGACCAAATAAGAAGAAATTTATAGCTCGAGCAAAATC GTACCATGGTTCAACCTTGATAACAGCCAGCCTTTCTGG CCTTCCAGCTTTGCACCAAAAATTTGATCTTCCTGCACCATTTGTACGACACACCGACTGCCCACATTACTGGCGTTATCATCTCCCAG GTGAGACAGAGGAGGAATTCTCAACCAGACTAGCTATCAATTTGGAGAATCTTATCCTGAAAGAGGGACCAGAGACG ATTGCTGCATTTATTGCTGAGCCTGTCATGGGAGCAGGAGGCGTGATACCTCCACCAGCAACTTATTTTGATAAG ATTCAAGCAGTGGTGAAAAAGTAtgacattctttttattgcagaCGAG GTAATTTGTGCATTTGGAAGGCTTGGGACAATGTATGGGTGCGACAAATTCAACATCAAACCAGACCTTGTATCAGTAGCAAAG GCCCTTTCCTCTGGTTACTTGCCAATAGGAGCTGTTATGGTGAGCCCTGAAGTTTCAGATGTGATTGACTCACAAAGCAGCAAACTTG GTTCTTTCTCTCATGGATTCACTTACTCTGGTCACCCTGTAGCTTGTGCAGTTGCCATTGAAACGCTAAAGATATACAA GGAAAGAAACATTCTTGATCAAGTAAACAGAATCGCCCCAAAATTTCAAGACGGTGTAAAAGCCTTCTCTGACAGCCCTATCATAGGGGAG ATACGAGGAACTGGCTTAATTCTTGGTACCGAGTTTGTAGACAACAAGTCACCAAATGATCCATTCCCTCCTGAGTGGG GAGTTGGCGCATATTTTGGAGCACAATGTGAGAAGGAAGGAATGTTGGTACGTGTCTCAGGGGACAACATAATGATGTCTCCACCATTTATCATGTCTCCTGAAGAGGTTGACGAG TTGATTAGCAAATATGGGAAAGCTCTGAAGGCTACTGAAGAGAGGGTAAAGGAATTGAAATCTCAGCAAAAGAAGCAGTAA